Below is a genomic region from Tistrella bauzanensis.
TCTGGCCGGCCCCGATCGCCGGCTGGCGGCGGCGGGGGCTCTGGCCGCCGGCCTCAGCGCCGGCCGGCTTGGCGGGCCGGCGCTGGCTCTGGGCCTGCTGCTGGTCGGGCCGGTGGCGCCGCTGTGGGGGCTGGCGGGTATCGGCGCCGCGGCGGCGGTCACCGTGGCCGTGGGGCTGGGCGGTGCCGCGGCGGCGGCGGGGCAGGCATCGCATGCCGCCAATGCCGGGCCGACGCCACCGTCGCCGGTGCGGGTGCGGGGCTTCACGGCCCGGCGCATCCGGCTGGCGCCGTTCGTGGTGGCCGGCATCGGATCCTTCGCCATGGGGCTGATGCAGTTCATCTTCGGCCTGCATGCCATGGCCCGGCTGGATATGGCGGCTGATACCGCATCGCGGCTGGTGGCGATCACCATGGCGGTGGCGGCGGTGGCGATGCTGGTGGTGCAGACCCGGCTGCTGCCGCGATTGTCGGGCCGGCCGGCCGCCACCGCCACGGCGTGGCGTGTCGCGCTGGTGCTGATGCCGGCCTCGATCGCGATCGGCTGGTGGGGGGCCGGCTGGTGGGCATTCCTGGCCTCGGCGGTGCTCACCGGCTCGGCCATGGCGGTGATCGTGGCGGCGCTGTTTGCAAAGATCACGGCCGATCCGCGCAATCGCGGCGCGCGGGCAGGCTTGCTGAATTCGGCTCAGACCGGTGGCTATGCCCTGGGATCGGCCATCGGCGGACTTTATCCGGCGGGCGAGATGCTGCCCTTCGGGGTGGCGCTGCTGGCATTGGTCGTGGCCATGTTCACCGGCTGGCGCGGCCTGTTCGGCCGGCCCCCGGTACCGGCGACCCCACATCCGGCGGCGCCGTGACGCCGGGCGTCAATCGCCGGCATAGCGGCAGACGAAACCGGGCACATTGGGGGTGAAGGCGATGCTGGCAGCGGTGTCGCAGGCGGCGGCGGCGATGTTGCCGGTGGCCGTCCAGTCGGGATAGGCGTTCAGGCTGCGATCGGCCTTGGCGGTGCCGGCCGGGGCATTGGCGGCATAGGGCACATAGCCGCGCACGCTGTCGCCGGCCTTGCAGGTCCGCGCCAGCAGCTTGCGCACGGCGGCGGCGAAATCGCCATCCTGGGCGGCGGCGCGGGTGGCGAGCGCGTTGGTGCGGTCGACATCCACCCAGCATACCGGCGGCGCCGCTGCGACGCCCTGCCCGGTGCCCGC
It encodes:
- a CDS encoding MFS transporter — translated: MSAVSGPPLSSHPAAIPRRALWLLAAAVAVIGAGQAIQVSVIPALIAATGLDAGTLGLLVALGVAPFLVGAPLWGRVSDRLGRRPVLMIGLAGASAGHAVFAAAADLLARSMIDHDTAIAVMVVSRLMFGLAGSAIYPVGQAWAADLAGPDRRLAAAGALAAGLSAGRLGGPALALGLLLVGPVAPLWGLAGIGAAAAVTVAVGLGGAAAAAGQASHAANAGPTPPSPVRVRGFTARRIRLAPFVVAGIGSFAMGLMQFIFGLHAMARLDMAADTASRLVAITMAVAAVAMLVVQTRLLPRLSGRPAATATAWRVALVLMPASIAIGWWGAGWWAFLASAVLTGSAMAVIVAALFAKITADPRNRGARAGLLNSAQTGGYALGSAIGGLYPAGEMLPFGVALLALVVAMFTGWRGLFGRPPVPATPHPAAP